TCCGGAACGCGCCGAGAGCGCGCATCCGGAGCCCGGGAACGGCACCGGGGCGACCGGCGGCGCCGGGGCGCGATAACGTCCCGGCATGGAGGTCACCATCCGCCGGGCGCGGACCACCGATGTGCGGGCAGTGCGCGGTCTCATCGACGCGTACTCGCGCAACGGCATTCTGCTCGACAAGCCCACCGTCACCCTCTTCGAATCCGTGCAGGAGTTCTGGGTGGCCGAGCGCGACGACACCGGCACGGTGGTCGCCTGCGGCGCCCTGCACGTGATGTGGGAGGACCTGGCCGAGGTTCGCACGCTCGCGGTCGATCCGTCCTGCCAGGGGCACGGCATCGGGCACACCCTGCTGGAGAAGCTGCTGCAGACCGCCCGCTGGCTCGGCGTCCGTCGGATTTTCTGCTTGACGTTCGAGGTGGCCTTCTTCGCGAAACACGGTTTCGTCGAGATCGGCGAGAGCGACGACCGCAGTGCGGATCCGGCCGCGGTCGCCGCAGAAGTCTATGAAGAACTCCTGCGTTCGTACGATGAAGGTGTCGCGGAGTTCCTGGACCTGAAGCGGGTGAAGCCCAACACACTGGGCAACTCGCGCATGCTCTTGCACCTCTGAGCCGAGCGTGCGCCCCTTGTCGGCGGTACTCCCCGGGGAGAGGGGTTTGTGTTTTCCGGGGAAAGGCGGTTTCCTTTGCCTAGGCAATCTGTCGTTAACTCGGAAAGGAAGCCCGTGGCACAGAGGGTGCAGGTCATTCTTGAAGACGATCTCGACGGCGGCTCCGCGGACGAGACGGTGACGTTCGCTCTCGACGGCGTTGCCTACGAGATCGACCTGAAGAGCGACAACGCAGACAAGCTCCGCGATCTGCTGGCCCCGTTCGTGGAGAAGGGCCGCAAGCAGAGCGGCCGCATCACCGGCGCCCGACGTGGCGGCGGGCGCAGCGCCGGCCGTCCGGCCGCGGCCGCCCCGGCCCCGGACACCGCGAAGATCCGGAACTGGGCCAAGGAGAACGGCTTCGACATCAACGACCGCGGCCGCGTGCCCGGCGAGATCAAGGCCGCGTACGACAAGGCACACGCCTCCTGACCACCACCGGAGGCCCGGGCCGGCCGTTCCGCACCGCCATCGACATGGCAGGTGCATGATCGGCCGGTCCGATGACGGGCAGCGGAACGCCCATGGGCTGTGCAACGCTGGAGGAAGCGGAGTGGTCACGCGGACCCGCCCGACCGGCGGTATCCGCGGGCCCGACCGGCGGGACGGTCTGACCGGCCGTCATCCGGGCCGCGCCGACCGGCGATCCGGGGCGACTTCTCGCCAGGCGAACAGCGCCACCGCGGAAACTGCGCGAATCTCCCCGTGATACCGGGTATGAATGCAGGTGGGCGGGGTCGCAGGACTCCGACCGGGCAGTTCGCGCGGCCGGGCCTCCGGCATCGGGTGCTTGTTCGCCGTTGGCGTAGCGGATATCCGGTGCATCGGGGCCCCCTGTGGGAACACCGACTCCCAGCATCAGGTTGGGATTGGTGTCGGCTGGTCGCGCAGCATGAAGTCCCCACGCGAGTGGGGCTTGTCCGTGGGCCGCGCCGCTGAGCGGGACTAGCATGCGGAAGGACAGGGCGGGGAC
The Kitasatospora paranensis genome window above contains:
- a CDS encoding histone-like nucleoid-structuring protein Lsr2, which gives rise to MAQRVQVILEDDLDGGSADETVTFALDGVAYEIDLKSDNADKLRDLLAPFVEKGRKQSGRITGARRGGGRSAGRPAAAAPAPDTAKIRNWAKENGFDINDRGRVPGEIKAAYDKAHAS
- a CDS encoding amino-acid N-acetyltransferase, whose protein sequence is MEVTIRRARTTDVRAVRGLIDAYSRNGILLDKPTVTLFESVQEFWVAERDDTGTVVACGALHVMWEDLAEVRTLAVDPSCQGHGIGHTLLEKLLQTARWLGVRRIFCLTFEVAFFAKHGFVEIGESDDRSADPAAVAAEVYEELLRSYDEGVAEFLDLKRVKPNTLGNSRMLLHL